A window from Brachionichthys hirsutus isolate HB-005 chromosome 4, CSIRO-AGI_Bhir_v1, whole genome shotgun sequence encodes these proteins:
- the lsm1 gene encoding U6 snRNA-associated Sm-like protein LSm1, with product MNYVPGTASLIDDIDKKHLVLLRDGRTLIGYLRSIDQFANLVFHQTVERIHVGKRFGDIPRGIFIVRGENVVLLGEIDVDRSCSALLQQVSIEQILEEQRVQQQAKQETDKVKLQVLKDRGLSVPKADNLDEY from the exons ATGAATTACGTACCGGGGACGGCGAGCCTCATCGACGACATCGACA AGAAGCACCTGGTGCTCCTACGAGATGGCAGGACGCTGATCGGTTACCTGCGGAGCATCGATCAGTTCG CAAACCTGGTTTTTCATCAGACGGTCGAGCGGATCCACGTGGGCAAACGGTTCGGCGACATTCCCAGAGGGATCTTCATCGTGAGAGGAGAGAACGTGGTTCTGCTCGGAGAGATA GACGTGGACAGATCCTGCAGCGCGCTCCTGCAGCAGGTCTCCATCGAGCAGatcctggaggagcagcgggtCCAGCAGCAAGCCAAGCAGGAGACAGACAAGGTGAAGCTGCAGGTGCTGAAGGACCGAGGCCTGTCCGTCCCCAAAGCCGACAACCTGGACGAGTACTGA
- the bag4 gene encoding BAG family molecular chaperone regulator 4, whose translation MLQSNQAGPRRGAEPEQNPVHDPVRDPVHAMDAPQYPGYPPHYWYPQAHSSGHYTSTDPSGSEVQPQFSSQVLPSAYPNSHDVYGPSQSQYPTRSFHPSNPFYCSDPQRLALGPYPSQGCPVVPPGGPSGQPHYPGAHCQGGAGFPAGPYPHYSESGHIMPPTPPYPTGQPLHPSPQADAWARPGAFASAQHQWQPGQQPPLNHYGNPVRAAPPPAWPGSGTGAPPPYQAKDQQGPEPRPAPSQNGKPAGVSSPPQLYKKTRQGEPNPSEGEPPPSAPGAPPTGQTGAPPLMVQQVMARVLLLQEDVDEFVGRKTDKSYRCLEELLTKELLLLDSVETRGQEDIRQARKEAVQRIQAILDRLEKKAF comes from the exons ATGCTTCAGTCCAATCAGGCGGGTCCTCGGCGTGGAGCAGAACCCGAGCAGAACCCGGTCCACGACCCGGTCCGCGACCCGGTCCACGCGATG GATGCCCCCCAGTACCCGGGTTACCCTCCTCACTACTGGTACCCCCAGGCTCACTCCTCGGGACACTATACAAGCACCGACCCGTCTGGATCAGAGGTGCAGCCCCAGTTCAGCTCACAG GTGCTGCCCAGCGCGTACCCCAACAGTCATGACGTCTACGGCCCGTCTCAGAGTCAGTACCCAACAAGGAGCTTCCACCCATCCAACCCGTTCTACTGCTCCGACCCTCAGAGGCTGGCCCTGGGTCCTTATCCCAGCCAGGGCTGCCCTGTGGTGCCGCCTGGGGGGCCGTCTGGGCAGCCCCACTACCCTGGTGCCCACTGTCAGGGG GGTGCCGGGTTCCCCGCCGGACCGTACCCCCACTACAGTGAAAGCGGTCATATAATGCCTCCaacccccccctaccccacggGGCAGCCCCTCCACCCAAGCCCTCAGGCAGACGCTTGGGCTCGTCCTGGGGCGTTTGCATCCGCACAGCATCAATGGCAGCCGGGGCAGCAGCCCCCACTAAACCACTATGGAAATCCTGTCCGAGCAGCACCCCCCCCTGCCTGGCCCGGGTCCGGAACCGGGGCGCCACCGCCTTACCAAGCCAAG GACCAGCAGGGACCTGAACCCAGGCCAGCCCCGTCCCAGAATGGAAAGCCTGCTGGTGTAAGTTCACCTCCCCAACTGTATAAGAAAACCAGACAAGGAGAGCCCAACCCGTCGGAAGGTGAGCCCCCGCCCTCAGCCCCAGGAGCTCCGCCTACTGGCCAGACTGGAGCTCCGCCCCTGATGGTCCAGCAGGTCATGGCCAGAGTTCTGCTGCTTCAGGAGGACGTTGACGAGTTCGTTGGCAGAAAGACGGACAAGAGCTATCGGTGTCTGGAAGAGCTGCTGAccaaggagctgctgctgctggactctGTGGAGACTCGGGGACAAGAGGACATTCGTCAAGCCCGAAAGGAGGCCGTCCAGAGGATCCAGGCCATCCTGGACCGGCTGGAGAAGAAAGCCTTCTGA